A single window of Streptomyces xanthii DNA harbors:
- a CDS encoding beta-xylosidase/alpha-l-arabinosidase: MATPPRTALAPWRDPSLDPETRVDALIREMTLKEKIAQLFGVWVGASDEGAEVAPHQHDMEEPVDLDELIPDGLGQLTRPFGTVPVDPALGAVSLMRTQARIVAGNRFGIPAVAHEECLAGFAAWGATAYPVPLSWGATFDPDLVREMAEAIGRDLRSVGVHQGLAPVLDVVRDARWGRVEETIGEDPYLVGTIATAYVQGLESAGIVATLKHFAGYSASRAGRNLAPVGMGRRELADVILPPFEMALRESGVRSVMHAYTDTDGIPSAADDALLTGLLRDTWGFTGTVVADYFGIAFLKTLHGVAGTFAEAAGAALAAGVDVELPTVKTFGAPLLEAVERGQIPEKLVDRAVRRVLLQKVRLGLLDPDWSPVPPVLENADTTTDPELLRGTIDLDPASNRDLARRIAERAVVLLRNDGTLPLDPDQPLRIALIGPTAQAETAVLGCYSFPVHVGAQHPDTPLGIDLPTLHAALRSEFPAADIVVAHGTGIDDGATDGIPAAVSLARDADLVIAALGDRAGLFGRGTSGEGCDAASLSLPGAQQQLLDALLDTGTPVIGALLAGRPYALGRGAHEAAAIVQSFFPGESGTAAIASVLSGRTNPSGRLPLSVPGHPGAQPATYLAARLGHASEVSTIDPAPAFGFGHGLTYTSFAWSDLTVEAADSPTDGAFHLTFTVENTGDRSGTEVVQLYLHDPVASVVQPVQRLIGYVRLDLAAGEKRLVAVDVPADLAAFTGRDGRRAVEPGELELRLAASSTAPRLTTRVTLTGPVRHVDHHRHLHARFRTTPHTSQ, encoded by the coding sequence ATGGCCACGCCGCCTCGCACCGCACTCGCTCCCTGGCGGGACCCCTCGCTGGACCCCGAGACCCGCGTCGACGCGCTGATCCGCGAGATGACGCTCAAGGAGAAGATCGCCCAGCTCTTCGGAGTCTGGGTCGGCGCCTCCGACGAAGGCGCCGAGGTCGCGCCCCACCAGCACGACATGGAGGAACCAGTCGACCTCGACGAGCTGATCCCCGACGGGCTCGGCCAGCTGACCCGCCCCTTCGGCACGGTCCCCGTCGACCCCGCCCTCGGCGCCGTTTCCCTGATGCGGACGCAAGCGAGGATCGTCGCGGGCAACCGCTTCGGCATCCCCGCCGTCGCCCACGAGGAGTGCCTCGCCGGCTTCGCCGCCTGGGGTGCCACCGCCTACCCCGTCCCGCTGTCCTGGGGCGCGACCTTCGACCCGGACCTCGTACGGGAGATGGCGGAAGCCATCGGACGCGACCTGCGCTCGGTCGGCGTGCACCAAGGCCTGGCGCCCGTCCTCGACGTCGTGCGCGACGCCCGCTGGGGACGCGTCGAGGAGACCATCGGCGAGGACCCGTACCTCGTCGGCACGATCGCCACCGCCTACGTCCAGGGCCTGGAGTCCGCGGGCATCGTCGCCACCCTCAAGCACTTCGCCGGCTACTCGGCCTCCCGTGCGGGACGCAACCTCGCCCCCGTGGGCATGGGCCGACGCGAGCTCGCCGACGTGATCCTGCCCCCGTTCGAGATGGCGCTGCGCGAGAGCGGTGTCCGGTCGGTCATGCACGCCTACACCGACACCGACGGCATTCCCTCCGCCGCCGACGACGCGCTCCTCACCGGACTGCTCCGCGACACCTGGGGCTTCACCGGCACAGTCGTCGCCGACTACTTCGGCATCGCCTTCCTCAAGACCCTGCACGGCGTCGCCGGGACGTTCGCCGAGGCCGCCGGAGCCGCCCTCGCCGCCGGAGTCGATGTCGAACTGCCCACCGTCAAAACCTTCGGAGCCCCTCTCCTCGAAGCCGTCGAACGCGGCCAGATCCCCGAGAAACTCGTCGACCGCGCCGTGCGCCGCGTCCTCCTCCAGAAGGTCCGCCTCGGACTCCTCGACCCCGACTGGAGCCCCGTCCCCCCGGTCCTCGAGAACGCGGACACCACCACCGACCCCGAGCTCCTGCGCGGCACCATCGACCTCGATCCCGCCTCCAACCGCGACCTCGCACGCCGGATCGCCGAACGGGCCGTCGTCCTCCTCCGCAACGACGGCACCCTCCCGCTCGACCCCGACCAGCCACTGCGCATCGCACTGATCGGCCCCACCGCCCAGGCCGAAACCGCCGTCCTCGGCTGCTACTCCTTCCCCGTCCACGTCGGCGCACAGCACCCGGACACGCCCCTCGGCATCGACCTGCCCACCCTCCACGCAGCGCTCAGGTCGGAGTTCCCCGCCGCCGACATCGTCGTCGCGCACGGCACGGGCATCGACGACGGAGCGACCGACGGCATCCCCGCCGCCGTCTCTCTCGCCCGCGACGCCGACCTCGTCATCGCGGCGCTGGGTGACCGCGCCGGCCTTTTCGGCCGTGGCACCAGCGGCGAAGGCTGCGACGCCGCATCCCTCAGCCTCCCCGGCGCCCAGCAGCAACTCCTCGACGCCCTCCTCGACACCGGCACCCCGGTGATCGGCGCGCTGCTGGCCGGACGCCCCTACGCACTGGGCCGCGGCGCCCACGAGGCAGCCGCCATCGTCCAGTCCTTCTTCCCCGGCGAATCCGGAACCGCCGCCATCGCCTCCGTCCTCAGCGGCCGCACCAACCCCAGCGGCCGGCTCCCCCTCAGCGTTCCCGGACACCCCGGCGCCCAGCCGGCCACCTACCTCGCCGCCCGCCTCGGCCATGCCAGCGAGGTCTCCACCATCGACCCCGCCCCCGCGTTCGGCTTCGGCCACGGCCTCACCTACACCTCCTTCGCCTGGTCCGACCTCACCGTCGAGGCGGCCGATTCCCCGACGGACGGCGCGTTCCACCTCACCTTCACCGTCGAGAACACCGGCGACCGCAGCGGCACCGAAGTCGTCCAGCTCTACCTCCACGACCCGGTGGCCTCCGTCGTCCAGCCCGTGCAACGGCTCATCGGCTACGTGCGACTCGACCTCGCCGCAGGCGAGAAGAGGCTCGTCGCGGTGGACGTCCCCGCCGATCTCGCGGCCTTCACCGGGCGCGACGGCAGGCGCGCGGTCGAACCGGGGGAACTGGAACTCCGCCTGGCCGCCTCCAGCACCGCCCCCAGGCTCACCACCCGCGTCACCCTCACCGGCCCCGTGCGCCACGTCGACCACCACCGACACCTGCACGCCCGATTCCGGACCACCCCTCACACCTCCCAATGA
- a CDS encoding PPOX class F420-dependent oxidoreductase, producing MIPAELSQGRYISLTTFRKDGTPVATPVWFAAEDDELYVWTRIDSWKVKRLRRDPHVVVATCDMRGRIPAGAQRLDGTGRFLDADGLKAVRKRLARKYTWQWWLTDWPATIARRGKRPHIAIAVKL from the coding sequence GTGATTCCCGCTGAACTGAGCCAGGGCCGGTACATCAGCCTGACCACCTTCCGAAAGGACGGGACTCCGGTCGCCACACCCGTTTGGTTCGCGGCCGAGGACGACGAGTTGTACGTGTGGACGCGGATCGACTCCTGGAAAGTGAAACGGCTCCGCCGCGACCCGCACGTGGTCGTCGCCACGTGTGACATGCGCGGGCGGATCCCGGCCGGCGCGCAGCGCCTGGACGGCACGGGCCGATTCCTCGACGCGGACGGTCTCAAGGCCGTGCGAAAGCGACTCGCCCGCAAGTACACCTGGCAGTGGTGGCTGACCGACTGGCCCGCGACGATCGCGCGGCGAGGGAAGCGACCCCACATCGCCATCGCCGTGAAGCTCTGA
- a CDS encoding NADP-dependent oxidoreductase, whose amino-acid sequence MRAISQDVHGAPEVLEETVLPRPEPGPNQILVAVRAAGLNPTDWKHRASGLFLNRLPLVLGWDVSGVVEAVGYGVTLFKPGDEIFGMLPYPHGVGSHAEYVTGPARAFAHKPAGIDHVQAGALPLAALTAYQALVDTAEVRTGQRVLIHAAAGGVGHLAVQIAKARGAYVIGTASAAKHDFVRSLGADEMIDYRAVDFRDAVKDVDMVLDPLSGDTRTRSLDVLRAGGTLVSLLPGTDPDEATKAAALGVRVETLLVEADHAGMNAIAGLAESGALRAHIEAVFPLHEAAEAHTLGERDRTTGKIVLTPATATQQST is encoded by the coding sequence ATGCGTGCCATCAGCCAGGACGTCCACGGAGCTCCTGAGGTCCTCGAAGAGACCGTGCTGCCGCGACCCGAGCCGGGTCCGAACCAGATTCTCGTCGCCGTCCGCGCGGCGGGTCTCAATCCGACGGACTGGAAGCATCGCGCTTCGGGACTCTTCCTGAACCGACTTCCGCTCGTGCTGGGCTGGGACGTCTCCGGAGTCGTCGAGGCCGTCGGCTACGGCGTCACCCTGTTCAAGCCGGGTGACGAGATCTTCGGCATGCTGCCCTACCCGCACGGCGTCGGCTCCCATGCCGAGTACGTCACCGGGCCCGCCCGTGCCTTCGCCCACAAGCCCGCCGGCATCGACCACGTCCAGGCCGGCGCCCTGCCCCTCGCCGCCCTCACCGCCTACCAGGCCCTCGTCGACACCGCCGAGGTGCGCACCGGACAGCGTGTCCTGATCCATGCCGCCGCCGGCGGCGTCGGCCACCTCGCCGTCCAGATCGCGAAGGCCCGAGGTGCCTACGTGATCGGCACCGCCAGCGCCGCCAAGCACGACTTCGTGCGTTCCCTCGGCGCGGACGAGATGATCGACTACCGCGCCGTCGACTTCCGCGACGCCGTCAAGGACGTCGACATGGTCCTCGACCCGCTCTCCGGCGACACCCGCACCCGCTCCCTCGACGTCCTCCGCGCCGGAGGCACCCTCGTCTCCCTGCTCCCGGGCACCGATCCCGACGAGGCCACGAAGGCGGCTGCGCTCGGCGTACGCGTGGAGACCCTGCTCGTCGAAGCCGACCACGCCGGGATGAACGCCATCGCCGGCCTCGCCGAGTCGGGCGCCCTGCGGGCCCACATCGAGGCGGTCTTCCCCCTCCATGAGGCCGCCGAGGCCCACACCCTGGGGGAGCGGGACCGCACCACCGGCAAGATCGTCCTCACTCCGGCGACGGCCACGCAGCAGTCCACCTGA
- a CDS encoding GlxA family transcriptional regulator yields MRVHRVAVLALDGVYPFELGIPSRVFGAAGERYEVATCSVDGTSVTTNSDFSITVEHGPELLRTADTVVLPPFDMSLLTREAPPGVEEALAAVRPGARIVSICTGAFVLAATGLLDGRPATTHWALADVFRSWYPQVDLDPDVLFVDDGSVLTSAGAASGMDVCLHLVRRDHGTAVANHVARSCVVPPWREGGQAQYIEHPVPEPSANGTSATRQWALENLRDPLALADLAEHARMSRRTFARRFNEEVGMSPGRWLTQQRLSRARHLLETTDLGVDDIAGMVGFATGTSLREHLHAAIGVSPLAYRRTFRGATGSRT; encoded by the coding sequence ATGCGTGTTCATCGAGTCGCCGTTCTTGCCCTGGACGGGGTGTACCCCTTCGAGCTCGGTATTCCCAGCCGTGTCTTCGGTGCGGCCGGGGAGCGGTACGAGGTGGCGACCTGTTCGGTCGACGGCACCTCTGTGACGACGAACTCCGACTTCTCGATCACGGTCGAGCACGGCCCGGAGCTGCTGAGGACCGCCGACACCGTCGTGCTGCCGCCGTTCGACATGTCCCTCCTGACCCGCGAGGCCCCGCCGGGCGTCGAGGAGGCTCTCGCTGCGGTGCGGCCCGGCGCGCGGATCGTGTCCATCTGCACGGGAGCCTTCGTCCTGGCCGCGACCGGACTGCTCGACGGCCGGCCCGCCACCACGCACTGGGCCCTCGCGGATGTGTTCCGGTCCTGGTACCCGCAGGTGGATCTCGACCCGGATGTGCTGTTCGTGGACGACGGGTCGGTGCTCACCTCGGCCGGAGCCGCCTCCGGCATGGACGTCTGCCTCCATCTCGTACGCCGGGATCACGGCACCGCCGTCGCCAACCACGTGGCCCGGTCCTGTGTGGTGCCCCCGTGGCGGGAGGGCGGCCAGGCCCAGTACATCGAGCACCCGGTGCCCGAGCCGTCCGCGAACGGCACCTCCGCCACCCGGCAGTGGGCTCTGGAGAACCTGCGGGATCCTCTCGCCCTGGCCGATCTGGCGGAGCACGCCCGGATGAGCCGGCGCACCTTCGCCCGCCGGTTCAACGAGGAGGTCGGAATGAGCCCCGGGCGCTGGCTCACCCAGCAGCGACTGTCCCGCGCCCGCCACCTCCTGGAGACCACCGACCTCGGGGTGGACGACATCGCGGGCATGGTGGGTTTCGCGACCGGGACGTCGCTGCGCGAGCACCTGCATGCCGCGATCGGCGTCTCACCGCTCGCCTACCGGCGCACCTTCCGCGGTGCCACCGGCTCCCGCACATGA
- a CDS encoding metallophosphoesterase, with product MQSQGISRRAMLAATGGVGAAVALGTFGRQAVAAEDGANKLPLPDKRELNVLITGDAGTGTPAQFAVAAAARKLCEQRGVDLAIGLGDNIYENGPEDVLDDEFATKFEEPNQGIDVPWLMVLGNHDTSGIIPGSGGRPSRGDHEVAYHQHSARWYMPDRYYSVAVPRRAPVAEFFALDTTPLSSYVLQTDPEYYWNGPFVQKQRAWLAESLAASRARWKFVFAHHPLRNNGTHGNAGAYEGITCGDYMSGKHVKKLYEEVVCGKAEFILSGHDHTLQILDTGADHQGTQQIVCGAAAKTKGRSDRPENKEFWAAYDTLGFMMLSISADRVVTDAYTVDPETSDCRHAYRHTRTDRIGA from the coding sequence ATGCAGTCGCAGGGAATCAGCAGGCGGGCGATGCTCGCGGCGACCGGTGGAGTCGGGGCGGCCGTGGCCCTCGGCACGTTCGGCCGGCAGGCGGTCGCGGCCGAGGACGGCGCGAACAAGCTTCCGCTGCCGGACAAGCGCGAGTTGAACGTACTGATCACAGGGGACGCCGGCACCGGCACCCCCGCACAGTTCGCCGTCGCGGCCGCCGCGCGCAAGCTGTGCGAGCAGCGCGGCGTCGACCTCGCGATCGGGCTCGGCGACAACATCTACGAGAACGGTCCCGAGGACGTCCTCGACGACGAGTTCGCCACGAAGTTCGAGGAGCCGAACCAGGGCATCGACGTGCCCTGGCTGATGGTGCTCGGCAATCACGACACCAGCGGCATCATCCCCGGCAGCGGCGGCCGGCCCTCCCGCGGCGACCACGAGGTCGCCTACCACCAGCACTCCGCGCGCTGGTACATGCCCGACCGCTACTACTCCGTGGCCGTCCCCCGACGGGCCCCCGTAGCCGAGTTCTTCGCCCTCGACACGACCCCCCTGTCCTCGTACGTCCTGCAGACCGACCCCGAGTACTACTGGAACGGCCCCTTCGTCCAGAAGCAGCGCGCCTGGCTGGCCGAATCCCTCGCCGCCTCCCGCGCCCGCTGGAAGTTCGTCTTCGCCCACCATCCGCTGCGCAACAACGGCACACACGGCAACGCGGGCGCGTACGAAGGCATCACGTGCGGCGACTACATGAGCGGCAAGCACGTCAAGAAGCTGTACGAGGAAGTGGTCTGCGGAAAGGCCGAGTTCATTCTCTCCGGCCACGACCACACGCTCCAGATCCTGGACACCGGCGCCGACCACCAGGGCACCCAGCAGATCGTCTGCGGCGCCGCCGCGAAGACCAAGGGACGGTCCGACCGCCCCGAGAACAAGGAGTTCTGGGCGGCCTACGACACCCTCGGCTTCATGATGCTCTCGATCAGCGCCGACCGCGTCGTGACGGACGCGTACACCGTCGACCCCGAGACATCCGACTGCCGGCACGCGTACCGCCACACACGGACGGACCGCATCGGGGCCTGA